A window of the Gemmatimonadota bacterium genome harbors these coding sequences:
- a CDS encoding long-chain fatty acid--CoA ligase has translation MSDTALTIQALKEQLGDAFAENVVLRIKRDGEYVEFTGAEAAHRADALAGLLASLGLQHGDRVALLAANQPEWGIAYLAIVGHGMTAVPIDRLLKPGEYQRILEDSGARAIVVSDAFRDDFHSIAGSLPELKHVLSLEEVMASETDAAAPESQVNPDDLAVLIYTSGTTGRPKGVMLSHRNIMSNVVAASQVISISSDDSFVSVLPLHHTFECTAGFLAPVFNGAMVSYVGSLNSRDIVETMKDSKATIMLAVPLLYEKMYQGIMRKVGSQPAVTRTVFNLLMGVVKLGEKFNKRMGTALFRSLRDKGGLGTIRFFVSGAAALPPEVAEGFDRLGLRILQGYGLTETSPVVSVHRVEQPPKPDSVGPPINGVEVEVVNPDDTGVGELIVRGENVMMGYYNNPEATAEVLKDGALYTGDSGWIDDEGHVHIAGRLKNVIVTRAGKNIYPEEIEGELVLSPYIAEALVFGAENADTGEEYVRAVVVPDFEVLEEEGVQDDDETLTALMNHEVRERCGNLADYKRVREVELRREEFSKTSTRKIKRFLFKTGQESPAEDTAGQ, from the coding sequence TTGGGTGATGCGTTCGCGGAGAACGTCGTCCTCCGCATCAAACGCGACGGCGAGTACGTGGAATTCACGGGGGCGGAAGCGGCCCATCGGGCCGACGCGCTCGCCGGACTGCTCGCCTCACTCGGCCTGCAGCACGGCGACCGGGTTGCGCTGCTGGCGGCCAACCAGCCGGAATGGGGCATCGCCTACCTGGCCATCGTCGGGCACGGGATGACGGCCGTGCCCATCGATCGGCTGTTGAAACCCGGTGAATACCAGCGGATCCTCGAGGATTCCGGGGCGCGGGCCATCGTCGTGTCGGACGCCTTCCGGGACGATTTCCATTCCATCGCCGGTTCCCTGCCCGAACTCAAGCACGTGCTGAGCCTGGAAGAGGTAATGGCCAGCGAGACGGACGCCGCCGCGCCCGAAAGCCAGGTCAACCCGGATGACCTCGCCGTCCTGATCTACACTTCGGGCACGACCGGCCGGCCCAAGGGCGTGATGCTGTCCCACCGCAACATCATGTCCAACGTGGTGGCCGCCAGCCAGGTCATATCCATTAGCTCCGACGACAGTTTCGTATCCGTGCTCCCCCTGCACCATACCTTCGAGTGCACGGCCGGGTTCCTCGCACCGGTCTTCAACGGCGCCATGGTGTCTTACGTGGGCAGCCTCAATTCAAGAGACATCGTAGAGACCATGAAGGACTCCAAGGCGACGATCATGCTGGCCGTCCCGCTGCTGTACGAGAAAATGTACCAGGGGATCATGCGCAAAGTCGGCTCCCAGCCCGCGGTCACGCGGACTGTGTTCAACCTCCTGATGGGCGTGGTGAAACTGGGCGAGAAGTTCAACAAGCGCATGGGCACGGCCCTGTTCCGGAGCCTGCGCGACAAGGGTGGACTGGGGACCATCAGGTTCTTCGTGTCCGGCGCCGCCGCGCTGCCGCCTGAGGTGGCCGAGGGATTCGATCGCCTGGGCCTCCGCATCCTGCAGGGTTACGGGCTCACGGAAACCTCGCCGGTCGTTTCCGTGCACCGCGTGGAGCAGCCGCCGAAACCCGATTCCGTCGGACCGCCCATAAACGGCGTGGAAGTGGAAGTCGTGAACCCGGACGATACCGGCGTCGGCGAACTGATCGTCCGGGGCGAGAACGTGATGATGGGTTATTACAACAATCCCGAGGCCACGGCCGAGGTGCTCAAGGACGGCGCGCTGTACACGGGCGATTCGGGATGGATCGATGATGAGGGGCACGTGCACATAGCGGGACGTCTGAAGAACGTGATCGTGACCCGCGCCGGCAAGAACATCTATCCGGAGGAAATCGAGGGTGAACTCGTCCTCAGTCCCTACATCGCGGAGGCGCTCGTCTTCGGCGCCGAAAACGCGGATACGGGAGAGGAATACGTCCGTGCAGTCGTGGTCCCCGACTTCGAAGTCCTCGAAGAGGAGGGCGTGCAGGACGACGACGAGACCCTGACCGCGCTCATGAACCACGAAGTGCGGGAGCGGTGCGGGAACCTCGCGGACTACAAACGCGTCAGAGAAGTGGAACTGCGCCGGGAGGAGTTTTCGAAGACTTCCACGCGCAAGATCAAGCGTTTTCTGTTCAAGACCGGGCAGGAAAGCCCCGCGGAGG